One window from the genome of Streptococcus salivarius encodes:
- the cvfB gene encoding RNA-binding virulence regulatory protein CvfB: protein MNTLLGTIITALVTDENDKFYFVQKDGVTFALSKEEGKYAIGDMVTGFAYTDSKQKSRLTQKEIKATRDSYGWGEVTEVRKDLGVFVDVGIPDKEIVVSLDVLPELKELWPKKGDKLYIKLDVDKKDRIWGLPAEPEVFQRMAGPAYDNMQNQKWPAIAYRLKLSGTFVYLPENNMLGFIHPSERYAEPRLGQVLEARVIGFREVDRTLNLSLKPRSFEMLENDAQMILTYLESNGGFMTLNDKSSPADIKATFGISKGQFKKALGGLMKAKKIKQDQFGTELIG, encoded by the coding sequence ATGAATACATTACTTGGAACGATCATTACTGCCCTAGTAACTGATGAAAATGATAAATTTTACTTTGTACAAAAGGACGGTGTGACTTTTGCCTTGTCTAAAGAAGAAGGGAAATACGCCATTGGTGACATGGTGACAGGCTTCGCCTATACAGATAGCAAGCAAAAATCACGTCTGACTCAAAAGGAAATCAAGGCAACTCGCGATTCCTATGGTTGGGGAGAGGTCACTGAAGTTCGTAAGGATTTGGGTGTCTTTGTAGACGTAGGAATTCCAGATAAGGAGATTGTTGTCTCTCTCGATGTTTTGCCAGAACTCAAAGAGCTTTGGCCTAAGAAGGGGGATAAACTCTACATCAAACTCGATGTTGACAAAAAAGACCGTATTTGGGGACTTCCTGCTGAACCTGAGGTCTTTCAACGTATGGCTGGACCTGCTTACGATAATATGCAAAACCAAAAATGGCCAGCTATTGCCTACCGTCTCAAATTGTCAGGAACTTTTGTTTATTTGCCAGAGAATAACATGCTTGGTTTCATCCATCCATCAGAACGTTATGCGGAGCCACGTTTAGGTCAGGTCCTTGAAGCACGTGTGATTGGGTTCAGAGAAGTTGACCGGACTCTTAATCTTTCTCTTAAACCACGTTCTTTTGAAATGCTCGAAAATGATGCTCAGATGATTTTGACCTATTTAGAGAGCAATGGTGGCTTTATGACGCTTAATGACAAGTCATCACCAGCAGATATCAAGGCAACCTTCGGTATTTCTAAGGGTCAATTTAAGAAGGCTCTAGGTGGTCTGATGAAGGCCAAAAAAATCAAACAAGATCAGTTTGGAACAGAATTAATCGGTTAG
- a CDS encoding YozE family protein — MRKSFYTWLMAQRNPKSNEPVAILADLAFEDSTFPKHTDDFEEVSRYLEDQASFSFNLGQFDQIWEDYLAH; from the coding sequence ATGAGAAAATCCTTTTATACTTGGCTGATGGCCCAGCGTAATCCCAAATCCAATGAACCAGTAGCAATCTTGGCTGATTTGGCTTTTGAAGATTCAACCTTCCCGAAGCATACCGATGACTTTGAAGAAGTCAGTCGTTACTTGGAAGATCAAGCTAGCTTTTCCTTTAATCTAGGGCAGTTTGACCAGATTTGGGAAGATTATCTAGCCCATTAA
- a CDS encoding LysM peptidoglycan-binding domain-containing protein, whose amino-acid sequence MLSKSKTTKALLYSTAALSLFAASHVHADETSNWAVRSVDQIKADIAVSDNQQTYTVQYGDTLGSIAEAMGIDVNVLANINQITNIDLIYPGTVLTATYNADNQAVSVKVETPASETSTTPVVAEANLTTNEVTVNGQSVVAADLTAPVETVSTTATQAPATEESTQAVSEVTEAIASASEAPAYAETEQPVADAIDHVTTSAEATPEAETTPTAETPAQPEVKEEAPAATSEASSEASATSEAPAEQPAAEPAATSEAASEAPAASEAPAEQPAVEPAATSEVASEAPAASEAPAAQPASTNTLPTDPHLQPQAEAFRQDVAAQFGLTDIGGYREGDPQDHGQGLAVDVMVPVGSEVGNQVAQYAVDNISNAGISYVIYRQQFYAPVDNIYGPANTWNQMPDRGSITENHYDHVHVSFNA is encoded by the coding sequence ATGTTATCAAAATCTAAAACTACAAAGGCACTTCTTTACTCGACCGCAGCACTTTCACTTTTTGCTGCAAGTCACGTACATGCCGATGAAACTTCAAACTGGGCAGTACGTTCAGTAGATCAAATCAAAGCAGATATCGCTGTAAGTGATAACCAACAAACTTATACAGTTCAATACGGTGATACTTTGGGAAGTATCGCTGAAGCTATGGGTATCGATGTGAACGTTTTGGCTAACATCAATCAAATTACAAACATTGATTTGATTTACCCTGGAACAGTCTTGACAGCAACTTACAATGCTGATAATCAAGCAGTCTCTGTTAAAGTTGAAACTCCAGCTTCAGAAACATCAACTACACCTGTAGTTGCAGAAGCTAATTTGACAACTAACGAAGTGACTGTAAATGGTCAATCTGTAGTTGCAGCGGACTTGACAGCTCCAGTTGAAACAGTAAGCACAACAGCTACTCAAGCACCTGCTACAGAAGAATCAACTCAAGCTGTTTCCGAAGTAACAGAAGCTATCGCATCAGCATCAGAAGCACCAGCATACGCAGAAACTGAACAACCAGTTGCTGATGCTATTGATCATGTCACTACGTCAGCAGAAGCTACACCTGAAGCAGAAACTACTCCAACTGCTGAAACACCAGCACAACCTGAAGTAAAAGAAGAAGCTCCAGCAGCAACGTCAGAAGCGTCTTCAGAAGCATCAGCAACTTCAGAGGCACCAGCAGAACAACCAGCTGCAGAACCAGCAGCAACATCAGAAGCTGCCTCAGAAGCACCAGCAGCATCAGAGGCGCCAGCAGAACAGCCAGCGGTAGAACCAGCAGCAACATCAGAAGTAGCATCAGAGGCACCAGCGGCATCAGAGGCACCAGCAGCACAACCTGCATCAACAAATACACTTCCAACGGATCCACACCTTCAACCACAAGCTGAAGCTTTCCGTCAAGATGTAGCAGCACAATTCGGTCTTACTGATATCGGTGGTTACCGTGAAGGTGATCCACAAGACCATGGTCAAGGACTTGCCGTTGACGTTATGGTACCAGTTGGTTCAGAAGTTGGTAATCAAGTCGCTCAATATGCAGTAGACAATATCTCAAATGCAGGTATCTCATATGTCATCTACAGACAACAATTCTACGCACCAGTAGATAATATCTACGGACCAGCTAACACTTGGAACCAAATGCCTGACCGTGGTAGCATTACTGAAAACCACTATGACCACGTTCACGTGTCATTCAACGCATAA
- a CDS encoding PhoH family protein, with translation MQEYSVEITLNHPDDVLSLFGTNERHLKLIEENLNVIIHARTERVQILGDDEESVELARLTIQALLVLVERGMLVNTSDVVAALTMAQDGSIDKFVALYEEEIIKDNSGKPIRVKTLGQKVYVDSIKNHDVVFGIGPAGTGKTFLAVTLAVTALKRGQVKRIVLTRPAVEAGESLGFLPGDLKEKVDPYLRPVYDALYQILGKEQTTRLMEREIIEIAPLAYMRGRTLEDAFVILDEAQNTTIMQMKMFLTRLGFNSKMIVNGDMSQIDLPRRVKSGLVDAMEKLKGIKAIDFVHFSASDVVRHPVVADIINAYEKDAPKFDLEKKSEESDQAKEVVSGLTEYPVIGAEDLKK, from the coding sequence TTGCAAGAGTATTCTGTTGAAATTACCCTAAATCACCCAGATGATGTCTTGTCACTTTTTGGGACTAATGAACGTCATTTAAAACTCATTGAAGAGAACCTAAATGTTATCATCCATGCCCGAACAGAACGTGTGCAGATTCTTGGAGATGACGAAGAAAGTGTCGAATTGGCCCGTTTGACCATTCAAGCCCTCCTTGTTTTAGTGGAGCGTGGAATGCTAGTCAACACCTCAGATGTTGTCGCAGCCTTGACCATGGCTCAAGATGGTTCGATTGATAAGTTTGTTGCTTTATATGAAGAAGAGATTATCAAGGACAATAGTGGTAAGCCTATCCGAGTGAAGACTTTAGGACAAAAGGTCTATGTTGATAGCATTAAAAATCATGATGTGGTCTTTGGGATTGGTCCAGCCGGTACAGGGAAGACCTTTTTAGCGGTTACCCTTGCAGTTACAGCTCTTAAACGTGGTCAAGTTAAACGTATTGTTCTAACACGTCCGGCGGTTGAGGCAGGTGAAAGCCTTGGTTTCTTGCCTGGTGATCTCAAGGAAAAGGTGGACCCTTACCTCCGTCCAGTTTATGATGCCCTCTATCAAATTCTTGGCAAAGAGCAAACGACTCGCCTAATGGAACGTGAAATTATTGAGATTGCCCCTCTTGCTTATATGCGTGGTCGTACCCTCGAAGATGCCTTTGTTATCCTTGATGAAGCGCAAAATACAACTATCATGCAGATGAAGATGTTCTTGACTCGTCTTGGGTTTAATTCTAAGATGATTGTCAATGGAGATATGAGCCAGATTGACCTTCCACGTCGTGTTAAATCTGGTCTTGTCGATGCCATGGAGAAATTGAAGGGAATCAAGGCTATTGATTTTGTTCATTTCTCTGCCAGTGATGTCGTACGTCACCCAGTTGTTGCCGATATCATTAATGCTTATGAAAAAGATGCACCTAAGTTTGATCTTGAGAAAAAATCAGAAGAATCAGACCAGGCTAAAGAAGTAGTATCAGGATTGACCGAATACCCAGTCATTGGTGCTGAGGATCTTAAAAAGTAA